Proteins encoded in a region of the Prinia subflava isolate CZ2003 ecotype Zambia unplaced genomic scaffold, Cam_Psub_1.2 scaffold_47_NEW, whole genome shotgun sequence genome:
- the LOC134565396 gene encoding uncharacterized protein LOC134565396 isoform X1 gives MEPDTALETGDAAMEPDTALETGDAAMEPDTALETGDAAMEPDTALETGDAAMEPDTAPQTKDAAMEPDTAPQTKDAAPPPDPALQPTSEMNHPDWVGVLVKEMGQVLKEHTTLVVASLASSAPAGGKPSPCPEEGESEGAAVEPTDITTVQVPAEAQGQSQPAAVAPVERKKSKAKLVLNSGNKVKNGGPTQSTEEPQVEIITESLSYESLCNLQKDITRQGREPYTTWLLWVWDLMGRGVQLDGAEARNLGPLTQDSGVNQVFVREQGPLHLWERLLMSVRGRFIHRDRIQEHHHRMCWKNLRKGSNS, from the coding sequence atggagcctgacactgccctagagactggggatgctgccatggagcctgacactgccctagagactggggatgctgccatggagcctgacactgccctagagactggggatgctgccatggagcctgacactgccctagagactggggatgctgccatggagcctgacactgccccacagactaaggatgctgccatggagcctgacactgccccacagaccaaggatgctgccccaccacctgaccctgccctgcagcccacctcagaaatgaaccacccagattgggtgggagttctggtgaaggagatgggccaggtgctgaaggagcacactaccctagtggtggcctcattgGCCTCATCagccccagctggtggcaaaccctccccctgccctgaagagggagagtctgaaggtgcagcagtggaacccacagacatTACAAccgtccaggttccagctgaagcacaggggcagtcacagccagcagcagttgcccctgtggaaaggaagaagtcTAAGGCGAAATTGGTGCTGAACTCAGGTAATAAGGTTAAAAATGGAGGGCCCACACAATCCACAGAGGAGCCTCAggttgagatcatcactgagtccctgtcatatgaaagtCTCTGTAATCTGCAAAAGGATATTACACGACagggacgtgagccttatacaacCTGGCTGCTTtgggtctgggaccttatgggtagaggtgtgcaactggatggtgcTGAGGCAAGGAAtttgggacccttgacccaagactcaggtgtgaatcaggtatttgtaagggagcaaggaccccttcacctttgggagcggcttttaatgagtgtaaggggGAGGTTtatccacagagacagaattcAGGAGCACCACCATAGAATGTGCTGGAAGAatttgaggaagggatccaacagctga
- the LOC134565372 gene encoding uncharacterized protein LOC134565372 isoform X1 — MAQPRQKPARLPPALGPPPSSAAASPGSGRCRRSRARTRAPPMAPLLPHGPPGGGPGPGLLPALPNQRRTTTTDATISQSHTASPGLCTRPSLGPRSQRPPGCVRGKAEMRNSPGTGPGPRRHRAANTNKVLRTSRPAFPSAACSLPPAPSKAVLEVLVAVIATLGELAAVVAGSDEDVLRAESRESLRGPLRKFTWTLRCTLRRHHVPPLGHRGVTPLGQALTALEATPGATWADVRAAVRAWQDSVDALAEIWLWVVVEAAKLCTNPQKLYTRSGQWSEVASGLLRRLLAACDKATVFPWELLRRLRDIEAALDETREASPYVPEALVAAVAEAEQLWEASTCLTTRHLLGTLADICALLSSHPDVPGGHAVAEQCQRAIKDIPRLLRTQQGPVIRVVTPSGTSLGSLVPSSLPAWCLRQIWGTFWEFSLKLSQILMGILGLTSLGTLRGTQGHTGTLRNTQGRSRILRDTQGHGGRG; from the exons ATGGCCCAGCCCCGCCAGAAGCCAGCGCGGCTCCCACCTGCGCTGGGGCCGCCTCCGagctccgccgccgcctcaCCGGGCtccggccgctgccgccgctcccgggcccGCACACGCGCTCCGCCCATGGCGCCTCTGCTGCCACACGGCCCACCggggggcgggcccggccccggcctgCTCCCCGCTCTGCCCAATCAGCGCCGCACAACCACGACTGACGCCACCATCAGCCAATCGCACACAgccagccccgggctctgcACACGGCCCAGCCTCGGCCCGCGCTCTCAGCGCCCCCCGGGCTGTGTGAGGGGAAAGGCGGAGatgaggaacagccctggcacgGGCCCGGGCCCGAGGCGGCATCGAGCTGCAAACACCAACAAAGTTCTCCGCACCTCCCGGCCCGCCTTTCCCAGCGCTGCGTGTTCGCTGCCACCGGCTCCGAGCAAAGCC gtgctggaggtgctggtggctgTGATAGCCACCCTGGGCGAGCTGGCGGCCGTCGTGGCCGGGTCAGATGAGGACGTGCTGCGGGCCGAGTCCCGCGAGTCCCTGCGCGGGCCCCTGAGGAAATTCACCTGGACCCTGCGCTGCACCCTGCGCCGCCACCATGTCCCCCCCCTGGGCCACCGCGGTGTCACCCCCCTGGGCCAGGCCCTGACCGCCCTTGAGGCCACCCCGGGGGCCACCTGGGCCGATGTGAGAGCCGCGGTCAGAGCCTGGCAGGACTCGGTGGATGCGCTTGCCGAGATCTGGCTCTGGGTGGTTGTGGAGGCCGCCAAACTCTGCACGAACCCACAGAAATTGTACACCAGGAGTGGGCAGTGGTCAGAGGTGGCCTCGGGGCTGCTGCGGCGCTTGCTGGCTGCGTGTGACAAAGCCACCGTgttcccctgggagctgctgcgcCGGCTCAGGGACATCGAGGCCGCCCTGGATGAGACAAGGGAGGCGTCCCCTTATGTCCCTGAGGCCTTGGTGGCCGCGGTGGCCGAGgctgagcagctgtgggaggcCAGCACCTGCCTGACCACGCGTCACCTGCTGGGGACACTTGCGGACATCTGTGCCCTGCTCTCGAGTCACCCTGATGTCCCTGGTGGCCACGCAGTGGCCGAGCAGTGCCAAAGAGCCATCAAGGACATCCCGAGGCTGCTGCGGACACAGCAAGGTCCCGTCATCAGGGTGGTGACGCCATCAGGGACATCGCTGgggtcacttgtcccctcctccctccctgcatgGTGTTTGAGACAAATTTGGGGAACTTTCTGGGAATTTTCATTGAAACTCTCCCAAATCCTGATGGGAATTCTTGGGCTGACAtcactggggacactgaggggcaCGCAAGGACACACAGGCACACTCAGGAATACTCAGGGACGCTCAAGGATActcagggacactcagggacacGGGGGCAGGGGGTGA
- the LOC134565372 gene encoding uncharacterized protein LOC134565372 isoform X2 has translation MEPREVLEVLVAVIATLGELAAVVAGSDEDVLRAESRESLRGPLRKFTWTLRCTLRRHHVPPLGHRGVTPLGQALTALEATPGATWADVRAAVRAWQDSVDALAEIWLWVVVEAAKLCTNPQKLYTRSGQWSEVASGLLRRLLAACDKATVFPWELLRRLRDIEAALDETREASPYVPEALVAAVAEAEQLWEASTCLTTRHLLGTLADICALLSSHPDVPGGHAVAEQCQRAIKDIPRLLRTQQGPVIRVVTPSGTSLGSLVPSSLPAWCLRQIWGTFWEFSLKLSQILMGILGLTSLGTLRGTQGHTGTLRNTQGRSRILRDTQGHGGRG, from the exons ATGGAGCCCCGCGAG gtgctggaggtgctggtggctgTGATAGCCACCCTGGGCGAGCTGGCGGCCGTCGTGGCCGGGTCAGATGAGGACGTGCTGCGGGCCGAGTCCCGCGAGTCCCTGCGCGGGCCCCTGAGGAAATTCACCTGGACCCTGCGCTGCACCCTGCGCCGCCACCATGTCCCCCCCCTGGGCCACCGCGGTGTCACCCCCCTGGGCCAGGCCCTGACCGCCCTTGAGGCCACCCCGGGGGCCACCTGGGCCGATGTGAGAGCCGCGGTCAGAGCCTGGCAGGACTCGGTGGATGCGCTTGCCGAGATCTGGCTCTGGGTGGTTGTGGAGGCCGCCAAACTCTGCACGAACCCACAGAAATTGTACACCAGGAGTGGGCAGTGGTCAGAGGTGGCCTCGGGGCTGCTGCGGCGCTTGCTGGCTGCGTGTGACAAAGCCACCGTgttcccctgggagctgctgcgcCGGCTCAGGGACATCGAGGCCGCCCTGGATGAGACAAGGGAGGCGTCCCCTTATGTCCCTGAGGCCTTGGTGGCCGCGGTGGCCGAGgctgagcagctgtgggaggcCAGCACCTGCCTGACCACGCGTCACCTGCTGGGGACACTTGCGGACATCTGTGCCCTGCTCTCGAGTCACCCTGATGTCCCTGGTGGCCACGCAGTGGCCGAGCAGTGCCAAAGAGCCATCAAGGACATCCCGAGGCTGCTGCGGACACAGCAAGGTCCCGTCATCAGGGTGGTGACGCCATCAGGGACATCGCTGgggtcacttgtcccctcctccctccctgcatgGTGTTTGAGACAAATTTGGGGAACTTTCTGGGAATTTTCATTGAAACTCTCCCAAATCCTGATGGGAATTCTTGGGCTGACAtcactggggacactgaggggcaCGCAAGGACACACAGGCACACTCAGGAATACTCAGGGACGCTCAAGGATActcagggacactcagggacacGGGGGCAGGGGGTGA
- the LOC134565407 gene encoding uncharacterized protein LOC134565407, which yields MEPREVRQSQHEGTERTRAEEIHLAPLLHPEPPRCHLPGPARCHLPAPGPGRTRGQPRGPWARAPVTAAVSAWQESVAALTESWDRLAGEATKLRDNCRNTGTWREQGQMALRLLGHLVSLCDRATVFPWELLRQLGDIEATLVETREASPSVPKALVAAVAETERLWEASTCLTPSHLLGALGDIHTLLGSLCDNPQWPQ from the exons ATGGAGCCCCGCGAGGTGCGACAATCCCAGCATGAGGGGACAGAGAGGACACG agctgaggaaaTTCACCTGGCACCTCTGCTGCACCCTGAACCACCgcggtgtcacctccctgggccAGCGCGATGTCACCTCCCTGCGCCAGGCCCTGGCCGCACTCGAGGCCAACCCAGGGGCCCCTGGGCCCGTGCCCCTGTGACAGCCGCGGTCAGCGCCTGGCAGGAGTCAGTGGCTGCACTCACAGAGAGCTGGGACCGGCTGGCCGGGGAGGCCACCAAGCTCCGTGACAACTGCAGGAACACGGGCacctggagggagcaggggcaAATGGCCCTGAGGCTGCTGGGGCACTTGGTGTCCCTGTGTGACAGAGCCACCGTgttcccctgggagctgctgcgcCAGCTCGGGGACATCGAGGCCACCCTGGTGGAGACAAGGGAGGcatcccccagtgtccccaaggcCTTGGTGGCCGCGGTGGCCGAGACCGAGCGGCTGTGGGAGGCCAGCACCTGCCTGACCCCGAGTCACCTGCTGGGGGCACTTGGGGACATCCACACCCTCCTCGGGAGTCTCTGTGACAATCCCCAGTGGCCCCAGTGA